From Salinicola endophyticus:
GCTCGCCTAACCCCATGTTATGTCTCGCCTTCTGCGTTCCGTGCGCCTTGCCCTTCATCTCGTTCGGCGATTTATTCAGCACTTCCTTCGCAGGCCCCGAAAAGCACTCGGCCGGCCCCGAAACGGGGCCGGCCGAGCCAGCGGACGTAGCGCCGAGCGAGGTCGACGCCGGGCCGGTCAGGCGCTCAGCAGCGCATTGAGCCGCTTGACGTAGGCAGCCGGATCATCGAGATGACCGCCCTCGGCGATCACCGCCTGATCGAGCAGAATGCGCGACAGATCGCTGAAGCGCTCGCCGTCGGCAGACTCCAGCCGCGCTACCAGCGCATGCTCGGGATTGAGCTCGAGGATCGGCTTGACCTCGGGCAGGGTCTGGCCTGCGGCCTCCATCAGCCGGCGCATCTGGAAGCCCATCTCGTGCTCGGGCAGCACCACGCAGGCCGGCGAGTCGGTCAGGCGATGCGTCACACGGACCTCCTGGACATCCTCGCCCAGCGCCTCCTTGACCCGCTTGACCAGATCTTCCTTGGCCTTGGCGGTTTCCTCCTGAGCCTGCTTCTCGGCTTCGTCGGCCATGTCGTCGAGGTCCAGGTCGCCCTTGGCCACATCGGCCAGCGACTTGCCGTCGAACTCGGTGAGATGGCTCATCAGCCACTCGTCGATGCGGTCGTGCAGCAGCACCACCTCGATGCCCTTCTTGCGGAAGATCTCCAGGTGCGGGCTGTGACGCGCGGCGTTGAAGCTGTCGGCGACGATGTAGTAGATCTTCTGCTGGCCTGCCTTCATGCGCTCGACGTAATCCGCCAGCGACTGGTCCTGCACGCTGCTGTCGGTATGAGTGGTCGAGAAGCGCAGGAGCTCGGCGATCTTGTCGCGGTTGGCGTAGTCCTCCGCCGGGCCCTCCTTGAGCACGCTGCCGAAGGTGTTCCAGAAGGTCTGATAGGCCTCCTTGTCCTTGGCCAGCTTCTTGAGCATGTCCAGCGCGCGCTTGGTCAGCGCCGACTTCATCGAGTCGACCTGGGGCGACTTCTGCAGCAGCTCGCGCGAGACGTTGAGCGGCAGATCCTTGGAATCGAGCACGCCCTTGACGAAACGCAGGTAGAGCGGCAGGAAGGCTTCGGCGTCGTCCATGATGAAGACGCGCTGGACGTAGAGCTTGAGCCCGCGCACGCCGTCACGCTGATACAGGTCGAACGGCGCGCGCTCAGGTACATAGAGCAGGCTGGTGTACTCGAGCTTGCCCTCGACCTTGTTGTGGCTCCAGGTCAGCGGGTCGCTGAAGTCATGCGCGATGTGCTTGTAGAACGCCTTGTACTCGTCGTCACTGATCTCGGCCTTGGGCCGTACCCACAGCGCGGTCGCCTCGTTGACCGTCTCCCAGCTGACGGTCTCGCTGCCTTCGATCTCGTTGCCCTCTTCGTCACGAGCCTTCTCGACCTTGGGCATGCGCACCGGCACATCGATGTGGTCGGAGTACTTGCGCACCAGATTCTTGAGGCGGAAGTCGTCGGCGAACTCCTTGGCGTCCTCCTTGAGGTGCAGCACGATCTCGGTGCCGCGCTCGGGGCGCTCGATATCGGCAATGGTGAACTCGCCCTCGCCCTTGGAGCGCCACTCCACGCCCTGCTCGCTGTCGGCACGGCGGGTACGCACCACCATCTCATCGGCGACGATGAAGCCGGAGTAAAAACCGACCCCGAACTGGCCGATCAGCTTGGCGTCCTTCTGCTTCTCGCCGGAGAGCTGCTTGAGGAATTCGGCGGTGCCGCTCTTGGCGATGGTGCCGAGGTTCTGGATCACCTCATCGCGGCTCATGCCGATGCCGGTATCGCGCACGGTAACCGTGCCGGCGTCGGCGTCATGTTCGATCTCGATCCTGAGTTCTGGGTCCTGACCGTAGAGCGCGTCGTTCTCCAGCGCTTCGTAACGCAGCTTGTCGCAGGCGTCGGCGGCGTTGGAGATCAGCTCACGCAGGAAGATCTCCCGATTGGAGTACAGGGAGTGGATCATCAAGTGCAACAGCTGCTTGACCTCGGTCTGGAAACCGAGCGTTTCTTCTTGAGTGGCAGTGGTCATCGGTGAGCCTCTTGACACGGTTGCGAAGTAAAAAGACCAAGGAAATGAAGACGATCAGCGATATGGGGGTGGCCGGTGGCTTTTCAACCACTGCCGTTTCAGGCCCTGCGATTCTCAGGCACCGCGCTGCGGCGCGGCGGGATCGTCGTCCCAGCCCTTCCAGCGCCGGTAGCCGTCGAGCGCGTGATCGACCCGGGTGAGCAGCCAGCCGACGATGAAGACATCGTCGACCAGGCCGATCACCATCAGGAAGTCGGGAATCAGGTCGAGCGGCGAGACCAGATAGACCAGCGCCGCGGCCATCCAGGCGAAGGCCGCCCACGGCACCGGGCGGTAGCGTCCGCGCACCACGTCGGCGGTCATCGGGCCGAATACCCGAAAAGCCCGGCCGATGCGCGCCAGCGCGCCGCCGCGCTGCTTGAGCCGCGAGAGTTGAGTCAACCAACGCCAAGGTGTCATACGCTCGGCCTCCTTGAGAAAAGCGACGCTTATCGGTCGATGGGCAATGGCGCCCTGAGGGTATAGATGGTTACGATTGTGCCTGGATTCAACGCCGGGGACGGTGGCGCGGCCATACCGCCCCCGGCGCACGACATCCATGCCGGCGATTTACCCCGGCGTGAGATGCACCGACCCGACGAGAGAGTTCGCGATGCCCGCATTTCTTCAGCGTAGTCTCGGCAAGCGCCAACCCTGGCTGCGCCGCTGTTTCGCCGGTGCCCTGGGCCTGGCCCTGGTCGCTCCGGCGCTGGCCGCCACATCGAGCGACGACCTGGTGATGAAGCAGGCCCTGGACGCCGCGCGCGACCAGCGCTGGGACGCCATCGACCAGGCCGCGATCCAGGATCACGTGCTCGCCGGCTACGTCGAGTACCACCGCCTGCGTGCACGGCTGAGCACCGCTTCCGCGGCCGAGGTCAACGCCTTCATCACGCGCTACGGCGACTCGCCGCTGGCGGAATGGATGCGCGGCACGGCGCAGACGCGCTTCGGCCAGCAGGGTCGCTTCGCCGACCTGCTGGCGATCAGCGACGGCGAGCCCGATGGCGCCATTCGCCAGTGCTACTACTATACCGCCCTGCTCGACCGTGACCCCGCCCGCGCCGCAGCCGGCGGCGAGACACTGTGGCATGTCGGCGCCTCCCAACCGGACGCCTGCGATGCCCTTTTCGCCACCCTGACCCAGCGTGGCGTGCTCACCGCCGAGGACACCTGGGAGCGCATGATGCTGGCCTGGGAAAACGGCCAGAGCGGCCTGGTGAGCTACCTCGAGCGCAGCCTGGGAGATACCTGGCAGCCCGCCATCACCCAGTTCGAGCGCGTCAGCGCCAACTATGCCGCGGTCACCCAGATCCCGCAGGACCTGGGGCCCGGAAAAGGCGCCGCCGGCGCGCTGACCGCTGCCACCATGCACGCTTTTACCCGCGCCGACACCGAGGCCGCGCTGGAGGCGTGGCGCAAGATCGCGCCGCACGCCGTGCTGAGCGACACCCAGCGTCAGCGCATCGAGCGCGACCTGGCGTTCTACTCCATGGTCCGCGATGTCGCCAACAACCAGGGCTGGGTCGACGCCAACCTGCCGCGGCTCGCCGATGCCAACCTGATCGAACTGCGCATCCGCAATGCGGTGACCTCGGGCCATTGGCAGAACGTGGTGCGCTGGACCCAGGCGCTGCCCGCCGAGGCGCGCGGCGACGCCCACTGGCAGTACTGGCTGGGGCGCGCCCAGGCGGCACTGGGCAACGATGAGGCTGCGCGACGCGCCTACGCAACCGCGGCCAACGAGCGCAGCTTCTTCGGCTTCGCCGCCGCCGACCGCCTGGGCCAGCCCTACCATCTGCAGATGAGTGACACCCATGTCACCACGCTACAGCAGGAGCTGACCAATATGCTGCCGGTGGTCCAGCGTACCGAGGCGCTGATGCGCATCGGCGAGGAGGGACTGGCGCGCAGCGAGTGGTATACCGCCGCCGCCCGCGACACCCCGGAGCAGGCCGCGGCCCTGGCCGACTACGCCATTCGCCAGGGCTGGTACGCCATGGCGGTGCAGACCACCATCGCCGCCAAGCAGTGGGACGCCCTGCCGTGGCGCTTCCCGGCCGCCTATCGCGACGCCTTCCTGCACTGGGGCGAGCGCCAGCAGGTCGACCCCTTCCTGCTGATGGGCATCGCCCGCCGCGAGAGCGCCTTCAACCCCGAGGCGATGTCACCCGTGGGTGCCCGCGGCCTGATGCAGCTGATGCCGGGTACCGCCGACCACGTGGCTCGCCAGCTCGGCATCGCCGCGCCCAGCAGTGCCGAGCTGTTCCAGCCGCAGACCAATATCCGCCTCGGCAGCAGCTATATCCGCAGCATGCTGGAGCGCTATCGCGGCAATCGCATCGCCGCCACCGCGGCCTACAACGCCGGCCCTCAGCGGGTCGACCGCTGGCTCAGCAGCGCCCCGCGGGAGTTCGATCGCTTCGTCGAGAGCATTCCGTTCCGCGAGACCCGCGACTACGTGCAAGCGGTGCTCGCCTATCGGGTGATCTTCGAGAGTCTAGCCAAGCAGGGTGATACCCAGGGCGTGGCCATGCTGACGCCGGCCGAGCGCCAAGGGCGCTACGACCCGACCCTGATCGCCAGCAACTGAGGCGCTTCTCGAAGTCTGAAGGAGAGTCGGCCAGGCCCTGCGACACGCACAGGGCCTGGCCGAGGATGGCGAGAGCACTGGCCTTGCACGGCAAGGCTGTGATCCCGAGCAAAGAGACTACAGCAGCCAGATCCCCAGCCCGAGGCCACCACCGAGGGTGATCAACAACCCCGCCAGCATCATCAGGCCGTCACCGGCGGTCAGCCCCAGTGCCATCACCACGATCGCCAGCGCCGGCAGCGCGGCCGCGAACGGCAGCAGCTCCAGCGGCATCATCGACAGCCCCAGCAGGGTCATCAGCAAGGCCAGCAGGCGCTGGGTCAAGCTGCCCAGCAGCCACGTCAGGCGCGGCTGCAGCAGGCGGTCGATGCGTCGGGTCCAGGGCTTGGCTCGCGCGGCGATGCGGTGCCAGCGCGCGTGACTGATCCCCCGCCGGGCGAGCCGCCGGGGCAGCCAGGGCGCCCGCCGCCCGAGCACCAGCTGGACCGCCATCAGCGCAATGAAGATCCCGCACAGGCTGGGCACCCCCGGCACGCCGCCGGTGGGCAGCAGCGCGATCAACCCCGGTATCAGCACCACCGGGCCGAAGCCGCGGGAATTGAAGGTCTCGACGATGTCGCCGAGGGTGATGGTGTCATCCTCGACGCGCTCGTCGAGGGTGTCGAAGATAGCGGTGAGCTTCAGCCGCTCCGCCATGCGTCACCTCCCTGTGACGTTGAAACGCGTTAACTTTGAAACCCTGTGACGTTGAAAAGAGACGCGGCCGCACCGGCCAGGGTCAGAGACCGCGGCGCGCGTGCTTGAGCGAGATCTGATCGTTGAGGGTCCAGAAATCGTAGAGCACGCCGAGCAGGAAGAAGCCTCCGGTCACCAGATAGAGCAGGCCGGTGAGCCACTTGCCCATGTACATGCGGTGGATACCGAAGACACCCAGAAAGGTGAGCAGGATCCACGCCAGGGTGTAGCTGATCGGGCCGGCACGGAAGCGCAGGTCCGCCTCCCGATCCATGGCCGGGATCAGGAACAGGTCGATCAGCCAGCCGATGCCGAGTAGCCCCAGCGTCAGAAACCATAGGGTACCGGTCACCGGCTTGCCATAATAGAAGCGGTGAGAACCGGTGAAACCGAAGATCCACAGCAGATAGCCGATGACCTTGCTGTGGGTATCGTTGAGTGCGACTTCGCCTCGTGCCACGGAAAAAACTCCTGAACTGTCCAAACACGGATGCCGCGAGCGCGGCTCGCGGTGAGCGACAGCTTACCCGAGAGCCCCGTCCTCATGCACCCTGCGCTTACCTAGCACGCTGGCAAGGGTCTCTCGGCGGCAGACGACGGCCAGTCGAATCCTCTGGCCTGCCGCGAGCGGTGCAATCCAATCGTCATATGCATATGGCCAACTTCTTAAAAAGGGTTAAGAAAACCATACCCGGTGCCGCGATCACCCCGGAAAAAAGGCGCGGGAGGGCTGTAGACGTGCACGTTTTTTCCATCTATGGTGCTTTAGCGGGGTATGGAGATCACTCGACCAAAGTCAAGCTGGCAATGCTTGACCGTCAGAATGACCCCCATGCATCATCCGCTGCGTAGGTTTGCAGGTAGAATGTCGTCAGTTGTCAGTCGCTCGTCGAACTCCTCTTGCGCATTCCCCCCTCGTCTTACCACGCATTTCGAGCTTCCCGTGGGGGGTGCTCGGCTTCACTACTAGGCAAGTTAAGGAAATCGACAATGGCAACCGGCACTGTCAAATGGTTCAACGACACCAAAGGCTACGGGTTCATCTCTCCCGATGACGGCGGCGATGACCTGTTCGCGCACTTCTCCGAAATTCAGGCAGAAGGCTTCAAGACCCTGCAAGACGGCCAGAAGGTCACCTTCGACGTCACTCAGGGCAAGAAAGGCCTTCAGGCCGCCAACATCAAGGTCAACGGCTGAGTTAGCCAACCCTTGAGAAGAAAGCCCACCTTAGCGGTGGGCTTTTTTATGGGCGCCGTTTGCGTCAGCTCTCGCCGATATCTTCGTTCCAGACCTCGGGGTGAGCGTCGATGAAGCGCGCCATCAGCTCGCGACAGTCGGCGTCGTCCAGCACCTCCACCTCGACACCGCGCTCACGCAGCAGCGCCTCTTCGCCGAGGAAGGTGCGATTCTCCCCCACCACCACCCGTGGAATGCCGTAGAGCAGGATCGCCCCGCTGCACATCGAACATGGCGACAGCGTGGTGTAGAGCACACTGTTGCGATAGACGCTGGCGGGCTGCCGCCCGGCGTTCTCCAGCGCATCCATCTCGCCGTGGAGCACGGCGCTGCCACGCTGCTGGCGCTGATTGTGGCCGCGCCCGATGATTCGCCCTTCGTGTACCAGCACCGAGCCGATCGGCACGCCGCCCTCTTCCAGACCCAGACGCGCCTGTGCGATGGCCGCCTGCATGAAGTCATCCATATCCTGCTCTCCCGAAGGCTAGGCTCTGTACGAAAACTACCTGCGCTCGGCAATACGGCGTTAAAAATCGGCTCAAAATGCTCATTTACACCCTGTAAACTCCGCGTTTTCGCCGATTTTTGCCTTGTCTTGCCTTCGCTCGCTGACTTTTCGTACAAACCCTAGGGTCAATGATCGCTCAGTCGTCTCTCAGTCGTCTCTCAGTCGTCTCTCAGTCATCTCTCAGCCATCTCTCAACAACGGGCAGCGTGACGGCACCACCAGCGGCAGCGCCTCGCCTTCGAGCGACGCGCGGAAGCGGCGATAGCGGCGCGGCTCACCATCGAGGTTGAGCGGGAAGGCACCGTCGCTGTCGAACTCCACCCAGGGTACCCGCAGATAGCGTACGAACTCGCCGTCGTTGGGCAGATTCTCCAGTTCGTCGATGATGCGCTTGAGTTCGCCGAGCGAGCTGAAGTGGCGTACGAACAGCAGCTCCAGCAGGCCATCGTCGATCCGGGCCGAGGGCGCCAGCCGCTGACCGCCGCCGGCCTGGGCTCCATTGCCGATCGCCAGCATGAACAGTGGCACCCGCGCCTCGCCCTCGGGCCAGCGCAGGTGCCCCTCGAACGGCTGATAGTTCCACGCCTTGAGCATGCCCATCAGCGAGTAGGCGCCGCCGCCGAGCAGGCGTTTGAGCCCGACCGGCGTCGAGGTGGTGATCTCGGCACCGAAGCCCCCGGAGGCGACGTTGATGAACGCCTCGTCGTCGAGCATGCCGACATCCACGCGCCGGGTATCGCCGGTCAGCGCCAGTTCGAGCGCGGCCGTCGGGGTCATCGGCAGTTCGAGACCATGGGCGAAATCGTTGGCACTGCCCAGCGGCAGAATGCCCAGCGCGGGACGCTGCTCGACCGGGTGGCGCATCAGTCCGGCGACGGTCTCGTTGATCGAGCCATCGCCGCCACCGGCGATCACCCGCGAGGCGCCCGCCGCCACCGCCTCGTCGACCAGTCGGGTACCGTCACCCTCCTCCCAGGTGACACGCACCGAAAGCTCGTGCCCCCGCGCACGCAGCGACTTCACCGCACTGCGAATCTCCGGCTGCTGCGCGGACTTGCCGTTGAGTATCAACCACGTCGTGCCCTCGCCATGACTGGCCATACCGATCGAATCCTTTCCTTGGGGCGACGCTCGCGCGGCGCCTTGATCTTCCGCTGTCACCGCAGTGCAGTCTAGCAGCCCGCCGCGGCAACGGCTGCTCGCCGTGGCGACGCCAGGCCGCTATGGGCTGGCTCGCCGCCCTCAACCCCAGCGCCGCGCCAGGACCCACAGCAGGAGCCCGCCGCCGGTACACAGCGCGGTGAGCGTGAACTGAGGCGCCAGCGGCGTCATCAGCGCCAGGGTGGCGACGATTGCGCCGCCGCCCAACTGAATCGCCCCGAGCAGCGCCGCGGCGGTGCCAGCACGCTCGGGAAACGGCTCCAGCGCCAGACTGGCCGCGGAGCCCAAGATCATCGAGAAGCCCACCGACAGCAGTGCCACCGGCGCCATGAAGGTGGCCACCGAGAGTGGTACCCCCAGATAGAGCGCGGTGATCAGCAGGCCCCCACCCATCACCACCACCAGCCCGCGCTGTACCGTGGCTTGGCGTCCCCAGCGATGCATCAGGCGTGGCACGAAGAAGAACGCCAGGGTGCTCACCAGCGCGTTGGCGCCGAACCACAGGCTGAATACCCACTCGGGCTGCCCCAGCCGGCCCATCACGATCACCGGCGCGGCCGAGACGTAGACCAGAATCGCCGCCATCATCGTGCTCACCAACAGCGCATAATAGAGGAAGCGCGGGTGGCCGAGCACCGGACGATAGCGTGACCAGCGGTAGAGCCTGCGTTCGATCGGGGTATCGGTCGGTCGCGTCTCGCCGAAGCGCCACCAGGCACCGAGGCAGAGCAGCGCGGCGAACCCCATCATGAAAGCGAAGTTGCTGCGCCAGCCAAAGGCCACGGTGAGCGCGCCGCCGATCACCGGGGCGAGCGAGGGCACCAGCGTCAGCGAGCCGTTGAGATAACTGTAGAGCTTGGCCCCGGTCTCCGGTGGGTAGCTATCGCGCACCGCCGCAAAGGCTACCGTGACCGTGGCGCAGGCGCCCAGCCCCTGCAGTACGCGGGCCGCGTAGAGCCACTCCAGAGTCGCCGCGCCGAGCCCCATCAGCGCGCCGGCCAGGTAAGTCAGGGCGCCGCCGAGCAGCACCGGCCGGCGGCCGAAGCGGTCGGCCAGCGGCCCCACCAGCACCTGCCCGACGCCCACGCTGAGCAGGAACAGGGTGATGGTCACCTGGAGCGCGGCGAACGGACGCTCGAACTCGCGCGCCATCGCGGTCAAGGCAGGCAGATAGATATCGATGGCCAGGGGCGACAGCATGACTGCGCCCATCAGCACCCAAAACGGCGGACGTCCTCTGCCCTGCATCGCAACCTCGTCATCCCGGCAAGAGCGCCCACTCTAGCGGCTGGCACAAGGATGACAAGCATTCTCGTCGCCGCACAGCAGCGACAGCCTGGCAGCCGGACATGACGCTCAACCGTCGCCGGCGGGTGTCAGCTGGAACTCGCGCAGCGCCGGCAGACCACGCAGATGCTCCGCCAGCGGCCCCAGGTGACCACGATCGTGGGTGCGCAACAGCAGGCGATACTCGAACTGCCCACCATCGTCGCGGGTGCGATAGCTCAGGCTCTCGACATGCAGGCCATAGCCCTGGACCAGCGCCAGGATATCGCGCTCCTCGGGTACCTCTGCGCTGGCGTAGCGCAGCGTGCAGCGGGCGTAGCGCCTGCCGGGCAGACGCGCCTCGACCCGACGGAACAGCGACAGCGTCAACAGCGTGATCAGGGTCGCCATGATCCCCGGAAACAGAAAGCCGATGCCGTAGAGGATGCCCAGTGCCGCGGTGATCCAGATCGAGGCGGCAGTGGTCAGCCCGCGCACGGTCAACCCCTCCTTGAAAATCACCCCCGCGCCGAGAAAGCCGATCCCGGTCATGATGCCCTGGGCCATGCGCGTGGGGTCGGTGCGCACCGTGGCCTCGGGCACCGTGTTCCCCAGCCACTGCCACTGGTAGACCGTCACCATCATCAGCAGCGCCGAGGCCACACATACCAACGCGTGGGTGCGAAACCCCGCCGGGCGACCATGGAAGGTACGCTCCAGGCCAATCAGACTGCCCGCCAGCCAGGCCATGCCCAGGTGGATCACAATCGTCACACTGACTGCCGACATTCGTGGCTATCTCCTTGTCTCATTTACCGCTATCGTTTCAGCATCAGATACGTTTCAGCATAACCGCCGCCGTGGCCATGACCAGATCGCGCGGCGGTCATGCCGTGCGTCCCGTCCATCGCTCGGAAGGATCCGACCTTGAACAAGCCCAACGACCTGACCCCGCCCAGCCGCGTCCGCGATGAACAGGAGGAGCACGACCTGCAGCTCGATGGCGACAACCTTCCCTCCCGCGCCGCCGCGGTCCACGAGAAGATCCGCGAAGAGGGCGAGAAGGAGCTCAACCGCACCGTCTCCGCGCTGGCGTGGTCAGCGGTGGCCGCCGGCCTGTCGATGAGCTTCTCGATGCTCGCCAAGGGACTGCTGCGGGCCCATCTGCCGGATACCGACGTCGGCTTCCTGGTCGAGTCGTTCGGCTACACCATCGGCTTTCTGGTCGTGATCATGGCACGCCAGCAGCTGTTCACCGAGAATACCGTCACCGCGGTACTGCCGGCGATGAGCCAGCCACGCCTGAGCAAGTTCCTGTGTCTGCTGCGGCTATGGGGCGTGGTGCTGCTAGGCAACCTGGTCGGGGTGGCGATCTCGGCCTGGGCGATCCTCGCCCTGCCGATCTTCTCCGCCGAGACCCATCAGGCGTTTCTCACCCTGGGCGAGCATATCCTGGAGAACACGCCGATGCAGATGTTCGCCAAGGGCATCGTCGCCGGGTGGATGATCGCCACTATGGTCTGGCTGCTGCCCAGCGCCGGCAGCGCCAAGATCTGGGTGATCCTGATCGTCACCTACCTGGTGGCGATCGGCGAGTTCACCCATATCATCGTCGGCTCCACCGAGGTGATGTATCTGGTCTTCTCCGGCCACGCCAGCTGGTCCGAGTACCTCTTCCATTTCGGCCTGCCGACGCTGCTGGGCAACGTCTTCGGCGGCACCTTCATCTTCGCCCTGATCAGTCATGCGCAGATCCGCAGCGACGGCGAACGCTAGGCTTGGTACGAAAACTGCTTTCGCTCGCCGGCTTTTCGCAAGAGCCCTGGACACGACTTCACACGGCCGCGCTCAAGCCGAGCGCGTGCCCGCCGATACTCTCCGAGAGCCATATTCATACAGACGCCCCGGCGATCGGACAGGAACTCTCTACACATGTCATTGAAACCTTGGGTGCTGCTCTGCGGCCTGCCGCTGCTGGGCGGCTGCTTCGGCGTCAACACCTCCCAGGCCCCGCTGGCCACCACCTACCCGGCGACCACCCAGCAGCGCATGCAGGCCGCCTATCACTGGGAGGTGCTGGCACGCCATGAGGCCAAGGCGATCATGGCCGACCACCGGCTCGACCGGCGCGCGCTCTATCTCAAGCCCCCCGAGACCGAAACCGCCTTCAGCCGCGGCTTTCGTTCGCTGCTGACCAGCGAGCTGGTGAAACAGGGCGCCACGGTCAGGACCAGCGATCTCGGCGCGGCCACCGTCACCTTCGACGTGCAGGTCGTGACGCATCGGGATCGCCAGCCGATCCGTCCTCCCCAGGGTGCGCTGACCGCGCTGGCGGCGGGCATCGCGGTGGCGACGATTCCGTTCAACCACTGGTCGGAGCCCTCGCTGGCGCTGATTCCCGCGGCCGGGCTGGTCGACCTTTTCAGCGGTAGCTGGACCTCGGAGAGTGACGAAGAGGTGATCATCACCGTGCAGGCCGACGAGTATCAGACCCTGCTCTACTCCTCCTCCAATCTCTACTACATCAACCCCGGCGATAGCGGCCAGTACGGCCGTGCGCCGGCCACCACCGCCGAGCGCGGCCAGCTCAAGGTATCGTCACAATGGTGAG
This genomic window contains:
- the htpG gene encoding molecular chaperone HtpG, producing the protein MTTATQEETLGFQTEVKQLLHLMIHSLYSNREIFLRELISNAADACDKLRYEALENDALYGQDPELRIEIEHDADAGTVTVRDTGIGMSRDEVIQNLGTIAKSGTAEFLKQLSGEKQKDAKLIGQFGVGFYSGFIVADEMVVRTRRADSEQGVEWRSKGEGEFTIADIERPERGTEIVLHLKEDAKEFADDFRLKNLVRKYSDHIDVPVRMPKVEKARDEEGNEIEGSETVSWETVNEATALWVRPKAEISDDEYKAFYKHIAHDFSDPLTWSHNKVEGKLEYTSLLYVPERAPFDLYQRDGVRGLKLYVQRVFIMDDAEAFLPLYLRFVKGVLDSKDLPLNVSRELLQKSPQVDSMKSALTKRALDMLKKLAKDKEAYQTFWNTFGSVLKEGPAEDYANRDKIAELLRFSTTHTDSSVQDQSLADYVERMKAGQQKIYYIVADSFNAARHSPHLEIFRKKGIEVVLLHDRIDEWLMSHLTEFDGKSLADVAKGDLDLDDMADEAEKQAQEETAKAKEDLVKRVKEALGEDVQEVRVTHRLTDSPACVVLPEHEMGFQMRRLMEAAGQTLPEVKPILELNPEHALVARLESADGERFSDLSRILLDQAVIAEGGHLDDPAAYVKRLNALLSA
- a CDS encoding DUF1232 domain-containing protein, which produces MTPWRWLTQLSRLKQRGGALARIGRAFRVFGPMTADVVRGRYRPVPWAAFAWMAAALVYLVSPLDLIPDFLMVIGLVDDVFIVGWLLTRVDHALDGYRRWKGWDDDPAAPQRGA
- a CDS encoding transglycosylase SLT domain-containing protein, with translation MPAFLQRSLGKRQPWLRRCFAGALGLALVAPALAATSSDDLVMKQALDAARDQRWDAIDQAAIQDHVLAGYVEYHRLRARLSTASAAEVNAFITRYGDSPLAEWMRGTAQTRFGQQGRFADLLAISDGEPDGAIRQCYYYTALLDRDPARAAAGGETLWHVGASQPDACDALFATLTQRGVLTAEDTWERMMLAWENGQSGLVSYLERSLGDTWQPAITQFERVSANYAAVTQIPQDLGPGKGAAGALTAATMHAFTRADTEAALEAWRKIAPHAVLSDTQRQRIERDLAFYSMVRDVANNQGWVDANLPRLADANLIELRIRNAVTSGHWQNVVRWTQALPAEARGDAHWQYWLGRAQAALGNDEAARRAYATAANERSFFGFAAADRLGQPYHLQMSDTHVTTLQQELTNMLPVVQRTEALMRIGEEGLARSEWYTAAARDTPEQAAALADYAIRQGWYAMAVQTTIAAKQWDALPWRFPAAYRDAFLHWGERQQVDPFLLMGIARRESAFNPEAMSPVGARGLMQLMPGTADHVARQLGIAAPSSAELFQPQTNIRLGSSYIRSMLERYRGNRIAATAAYNAGPQRVDRWLSSAPREFDRFVESIPFRETRDYVQAVLAYRVIFESLAKQGDTQGVAMLTPAERQGRYDPTLIASN
- a CDS encoding exopolysaccharide biosynthesis protein, with the translated sequence MAERLKLTAIFDTLDERVEDDTITLGDIVETFNSRGFGPVVLIPGLIALLPTGGVPGVPSLCGIFIALMAVQLVLGRRAPWLPRRLARRGISHARWHRIAARAKPWTRRIDRLLQPRLTWLLGSLTQRLLALLMTLLGLSMMPLELLPFAAALPALAIVVMALGLTAGDGLMMLAGLLITLGGGLGLGIWLL
- a CDS encoding TM2 domain-containing protein, whose translation is MARGEVALNDTHSKVIGYLLWIFGFTGSHRFYYGKPVTGTLWFLTLGLLGIGWLIDLFLIPAMDREADLRFRAGPISYTLAWILLTFLGVFGIHRMYMGKWLTGLLYLVTGGFFLLGVLYDFWTLNDQISLKHARRGL
- a CDS encoding cold-shock protein; translated protein: MATGTVKWFNDTKGYGFISPDDGGDDLFAHFSEIQAEGFKTLQDGQKVTFDVTQGKKGLQAANIKVNG
- a CDS encoding nucleoside deaminase; translated protein: MDDFMQAAIAQARLGLEEGGVPIGSVLVHEGRIIGRGHNQRQQRGSAVLHGEMDALENAGRQPASVYRNSVLYTTLSPCSMCSGAILLYGIPRVVVGENRTFLGEEALLRERGVEVEVLDDADCRELMARFIDAHPEVWNEDIGES
- the yegS gene encoding lipid kinase YegS codes for the protein MASHGEGTTWLILNGKSAQQPEIRSAVKSLRARGHELSVRVTWEEGDGTRLVDEAVAAGASRVIAGGGDGSINETVAGLMRHPVEQRPALGILPLGSANDFAHGLELPMTPTAALELALTGDTRRVDVGMLDDEAFINVASGGFGAEITTSTPVGLKRLLGGGAYSLMGMLKAWNYQPFEGHLRWPEGEARVPLFMLAIGNGAQAGGGQRLAPSARIDDGLLELLFVRHFSSLGELKRIIDELENLPNDGEFVRYLRVPWVEFDSDGAFPLNLDGEPRRYRRFRASLEGEALPLVVPSRCPLLRDG
- a CDS encoding multidrug effflux MFS transporter, with the protein product MQGRGRPPFWVLMGAVMLSPLAIDIYLPALTAMAREFERPFAALQVTITLFLLSVGVGQVLVGPLADRFGRRPVLLGGALTYLAGALMGLGAATLEWLYAARVLQGLGACATVTVAFAAVRDSYPPETGAKLYSYLNGSLTLVPSLAPVIGGALTVAFGWRSNFAFMMGFAALLCLGAWWRFGETRPTDTPIERRLYRWSRYRPVLGHPRFLYYALLVSTMMAAILVYVSAAPVIVMGRLGQPEWVFSLWFGANALVSTLAFFFVPRLMHRWGRQATVQRGLVVVMGGGLLITALYLGVPLSVATFMAPVALLSVGFSMILGSAASLALEPFPERAGTAAALLGAIQLGGGAIVATLALMTPLAPQFTLTALCTGGGLLLWVLARRWG
- a CDS encoding MgtC/SapB family protein, translated to MSAVSVTIVIHLGMAWLAGSLIGLERTFHGRPAGFRTHALVCVASALLMMVTVYQWQWLGNTVPEATVRTDPTRMAQGIMTGIGFLGAGVIFKEGLTVRGLTTAASIWITAALGILYGIGFLFPGIMATLITLLTLSLFRRVEARLPGRRYARCTLRYASAEVPEERDILALVQGYGLHVESLSYRTRDDGGQFEYRLLLRTHDRGHLGPLAEHLRGLPALREFQLTPAGDG
- a CDS encoding formate/nitrite transporter family protein, coding for MNKPNDLTPPSRVRDEQEEHDLQLDGDNLPSRAAAVHEKIREEGEKELNRTVSALAWSAVAAGLSMSFSMLAKGLLRAHLPDTDVGFLVESFGYTIGFLVVIMARQQLFTENTVTAVLPAMSQPRLSKFLCLLRLWGVVLLGNLVGVAISAWAILALPIFSAETHQAFLTLGEHILENTPMQMFAKGIVAGWMIATMVWLLPSAGSAKIWVILIVTYLVAIGEFTHIIVGSTEVMYLVFSGHASWSEYLFHFGLPTLLGNVFGGTFIFALISHAQIRSDGER